One Mycolicibacterium fortuitum subsp. fortuitum genomic window carries:
- a CDS encoding alpha/beta hydrolase: MARMPNLSRRAVLRLGVGAAAGAAGALALASAPGSVASPVVAPTMTTGSFTSAARGGTNTNWAIARPPGQTGKLRPVIALHGKGQDAAGVMAGGVEQGLAEAVAAGLPPFAVVAVDGGGSYWHKRASGEDSGAMVLNELIPLLGDQGLDTSRVGFLGWSMGGYGALLLGSRLGPARTAAICAVSPALWTSSGAAAPGAFDSAEDYAANSVWGQPALGSIPVRIDCGNSDPFYSATKQFIAQLPNPPAGGFSPGGHDGSFWSSQLPAEISWMAPLLVA; this comes from the coding sequence ATGGCCCGCATGCCCAACTTGAGCCGTCGCGCAGTCTTGCGTCTCGGCGTCGGTGCAGCCGCCGGCGCCGCCGGAGCCCTTGCCCTCGCCTCGGCCCCGGGGTCGGTGGCCAGTCCGGTCGTGGCGCCCACGATGACGACCGGTTCGTTCACCTCGGCTGCGCGCGGCGGGACGAACACCAACTGGGCCATCGCCCGCCCGCCGGGCCAGACCGGCAAACTCCGCCCGGTGATCGCCCTCCACGGCAAAGGCCAGGACGCCGCAGGCGTGATGGCCGGCGGCGTCGAGCAGGGCCTGGCCGAGGCGGTGGCAGCAGGGTTGCCACCGTTCGCGGTGGTAGCCGTCGACGGTGGTGGAAGTTACTGGCACAAACGCGCATCCGGTGAGGATTCCGGCGCGATGGTGCTCAACGAGCTCATCCCGCTGCTGGGCGATCAGGGGCTGGACACCTCGCGGGTGGGTTTCCTGGGCTGGTCGATGGGCGGCTACGGCGCGCTGCTGCTGGGTTCGCGGCTGGGGCCGGCACGCACCGCGGCGATCTGCGCGGTCAGCCCGGCGCTGTGGACGTCCTCGGGTGCGGCAGCGCCCGGCGCCTTCGACAGCGCCGAGGATTATGCCGCCAACAGTGTCTGGGGGCAGCCCGCGCTGGGCTCGATCCCCGTCCGGATCGATTGCGGCAACAGTGATCCGTTCTATTCGGCCACCAAGCAGTTCATCGCCCAGCTGCCCAACCCGCCGGCCGGCGGCTTCTCCCCCGGCGGCCATGACGGCAGTTTCTGGAGCTCGCAGTTGCCCGCCGAGATCTCGTGGATGGCCCCGCTTCTGGTCGCCTAG
- a CDS encoding TetR/AcrR family transcriptional regulator has translation MLIVTAAVTPKGERRRYALVRAAAELLCEGGFDAVRHRAVARRAGLPLASTTYYFSSLDDLIAKAVEYIGTQEAEQLTAGVAALSRRRRGAESTADVLVDLLLGESPERRGTEELISRYERYIACARQPGLRDIQRRILQQRTDAVVEVVERSGRSVRAELVTALVCAVDGAVVASLGDEGEGPRASARATLIDVIDVLAPVDERAVRV, from the coding sequence ATGCTAATCGTGACGGCAGCGGTCACCCCTAAAGGGGAGCGTCGGCGGTACGCCCTCGTCAGGGCGGCCGCTGAATTGCTCTGTGAGGGCGGTTTCGACGCCGTTCGGCACCGCGCCGTCGCCCGCCGCGCCGGCCTCCCGCTGGCCTCGACGACGTACTACTTCTCCTCACTGGACGACCTCATCGCGAAGGCCGTCGAATACATCGGAACCCAAGAAGCCGAACAACTGACCGCCGGTGTCGCTGCGCTGTCCCGGCGCCGGCGCGGCGCCGAATCGACGGCAGATGTCCTTGTCGACCTGTTGCTCGGGGAGTCCCCGGAACGGCGCGGCACCGAGGAATTGATCTCGCGCTACGAGCGCTACATCGCCTGCGCGCGCCAACCCGGGCTGCGGGACATCCAACGTCGCATCCTGCAGCAGCGCACCGACGCCGTCGTCGAGGTGGTGGAACGCTCGGGCCGCTCGGTGCGCGCCGAACTGGTCACCGCACTCGTGTGCGCCGTCGACGGGGCTGTTGTGGCATCGTTGGGCGACGAAGGGGAGGGGCCCAGAGCCAGTGCCCGGGCCACGCTGATCGATGTCATAGACGTGTTGGCGCCTGTCGACGAACGGGCGGTACGCGTCTGA
- a CDS encoding APC family permease, with protein sequence MSQPATAAQPQLKRVMGPGLLLLFVVGDILGTGVYALTGQVAKEVGGAAWLPFLAAFLIATITAFSYLELVTKYPQAAGAALYAHKAFGVHFITFLVAFIVMCSGITSASTASRFFAISFFDAIEVNFGQFYADNVAHLKVIGVILLALLFMALIAAVNLRGVSESVKLNVVLTFIEITGLVLVIAVGLWAIVSGVDVDFSRVVAFDTSGEKNAFIAVTAATSLAFFAMVGFEDSVNMAEETKDPVRIFPKVLLTGLGIAGLVYVVVAVIAVALVPVGTLAESDSSPLVRVMEAAAPGLPFANILPIISMFAVSNTALINMLMASRLIYGMARQHVLPPMLGAVHPKRHTPWVAIIFTTLIAFGLIFYVSAFASGDTVAILGGTTSLLLLAVFSVVNVAVLVLRRDVKQEGGHFKTPTALPVIGFIASLYLVLPTSGRPAVQYVLALALVATGVVLFLITKTINRQLGIRGPGITDPTHLADAP encoded by the coding sequence ATGTCGCAACCCGCAACCGCGGCGCAGCCACAGCTCAAGCGAGTGATGGGACCAGGCCTGCTACTGCTGTTCGTCGTCGGCGACATCCTCGGCACCGGTGTCTATGCGCTGACCGGGCAGGTGGCCAAAGAGGTCGGCGGAGCTGCCTGGCTACCCTTCCTGGCGGCGTTCCTGATCGCCACCATCACGGCATTCAGCTATCTGGAACTGGTCACCAAATATCCGCAGGCGGCGGGCGCAGCGCTATACGCGCACAAGGCTTTTGGTGTCCACTTCATCACATTCCTGGTGGCGTTCATCGTGATGTGTTCCGGGATCACCTCGGCCTCAACGGCTTCGCGGTTCTTCGCGATCAGCTTCTTCGACGCCATCGAGGTCAACTTCGGACAGTTCTACGCCGACAACGTCGCCCACCTGAAGGTCATCGGCGTCATCCTCCTTGCGCTGCTGTTCATGGCGCTGATCGCCGCGGTCAACCTGCGGGGCGTGAGCGAGAGCGTCAAGCTCAACGTGGTACTGACGTTCATCGAGATCACCGGCCTGGTGCTGGTGATCGCGGTGGGCCTGTGGGCGATCGTCAGCGGGGTCGACGTCGACTTCTCCCGCGTCGTCGCATTCGATACCTCAGGGGAGAAGAACGCATTCATCGCGGTTACCGCGGCGACGTCGTTGGCCTTCTTCGCGATGGTCGGTTTCGAGGACTCGGTCAACATGGCCGAGGAGACCAAGGATCCGGTGCGGATCTTCCCGAAGGTCCTGTTGACCGGGTTGGGTATCGCCGGGCTTGTCTACGTCGTCGTGGCCGTCATCGCGGTCGCGTTGGTGCCGGTCGGAACACTCGCCGAGTCGGACTCGTCGCCGCTGGTACGGGTGATGGAGGCGGCCGCGCCCGGGCTCCCGTTCGCAAACATCCTGCCCATCATCTCGATGTTCGCGGTGTCGAACACCGCGTTGATCAACATGCTGATGGCCAGCCGGCTGATCTACGGCATGGCCCGTCAACACGTGCTGCCCCCGATGCTCGGCGCGGTGCACCCCAAGCGCCACACGCCCTGGGTGGCAATCATTTTCACCACGCTCATCGCGTTCGGCCTGATCTTCTACGTCTCCGCGTTCGCGAGTGGGGACACTGTCGCGATCCTCGGCGGAACCACCTCGTTGCTGCTGCTCGCGGTGTTCTCGGTGGTCAATGTCGCGGTCCTGGTGCTGCGCCGCGACGTGAAGCAAGAGGGCGGGCACTTCAAGACCCCGACCGCACTACCCGTCATCGGTTTCATCGCTTCGCTGTACCTGGTGCTGCCGACGTCGGGACGGCCGGCCGTGCAGTATGTGCTCGCACTCGCGCTGGTGGCCACCGGTGTGGTGCTGTTCTTGATCACCAAGACCATCAACCGGCAACTCGGGATCCGGGGCCCCGGGATCACCGACCCGACGCACCTGGCCGACGCGCCCTAG
- the relZ gene encoding bifunctional ribonuclease/(p)ppGpp synthase, translating into MYFVGLDLAWGEKNQTGVAVIDSGGRVLHVGVAQDDDDIGAAIEPYISGDCLVAIDAPLIVENPTGHRPCERDLNRDFQRFDAGARPAFTERPEFKHPRGARIASALGLDMDPSSGSNRRAIEVYPHPASIVLFGLDKTLKYKRGSFGDRQRELLRLMTLIEELDTATPRLRANRNVNWVELRKRIEAATRPGQLDRDEDPVDAMLCAYIALYWYHRPEDVTVYGDFASGYIVTPSLPADRLPRPRLAQPVRKAAPSTAVAEYAARRPDLVAATEQYLKLITGLLDDAGINYLSITGRTKSVESFAAKADRRAADGTRLYSDPLVEITDQVGLRVITYLREDVDAVANLLAEEMRLLDDQDMGLQTARQGRWGYASRHLLFGVEGEQYPASIQVRTVLQHAWAEFEHDVRYKGSIPAEHVSELDRRFTLAAGLLELADREFTEIRERLRLTMTDEESAEPSEFSAPSSDARIATPVLATYLGNRFPDAGWSRTDHYGWISGLLLELGITTLDGLKDVLDSVNTDEVNRLMDYRFPPGAVRRLDDALLAVFGDRYIGLDGNAHRVALLQNRIAKLRTDS; encoded by the coding sequence ATGTACTTCGTCGGGCTCGACCTCGCATGGGGCGAGAAGAATCAGACGGGCGTCGCTGTCATCGACTCCGGTGGGCGGGTGCTTCATGTCGGCGTGGCGCAGGATGACGACGACATAGGCGCAGCTATCGAGCCGTATATCAGCGGCGACTGCCTGGTGGCGATCGACGCACCGCTCATCGTGGAGAACCCGACGGGCCACCGCCCGTGCGAGCGGGATCTCAACCGGGACTTCCAGCGCTTCGACGCGGGAGCGCGGCCGGCGTTCACCGAGCGTCCCGAGTTCAAGCATCCGCGAGGCGCGCGTATCGCGTCGGCGCTGGGCCTCGACATGGATCCTTCGTCCGGTTCGAATCGGCGCGCGATCGAGGTCTATCCGCACCCCGCGAGCATCGTGCTGTTCGGGCTCGACAAGACTTTGAAGTACAAGCGCGGCTCTTTCGGCGACCGGCAGCGCGAGCTGCTCAGGTTGATGACGCTGATCGAGGAACTCGACACCGCGACACCGCGGCTGAGGGCCAACCGCAATGTCAACTGGGTCGAATTGCGCAAGCGGATCGAGGCGGCCACCCGGCCGGGCCAGCTCGACCGTGACGAGGACCCGGTCGACGCCATGCTGTGCGCCTACATCGCGTTGTACTGGTACCACCGGCCCGAGGACGTGACCGTGTACGGCGACTTCGCCTCGGGGTACATCGTCACCCCGTCACTGCCCGCCGACCGGCTTCCGCGACCGCGTCTCGCGCAGCCGGTACGCAAGGCCGCACCCTCGACCGCGGTGGCCGAATACGCCGCGCGACGCCCGGACCTGGTGGCGGCCACCGAGCAGTACCTCAAGCTGATCACCGGGCTGCTCGACGACGCGGGCATCAACTACCTGAGCATCACCGGCCGCACCAAGAGCGTCGAGTCCTTCGCTGCCAAGGCCGACCGCCGTGCCGCCGACGGCACCCGGCTGTACAGCGACCCGCTGGTGGAGATCACCGATCAGGTGGGCCTGCGCGTCATCACCTACCTGCGCGAGGATGTCGACGCGGTGGCCAACCTGCTGGCCGAGGAGATGCGGCTGCTCGACGACCAGGACATGGGTCTGCAGACTGCCCGACAGGGCCGCTGGGGGTATGCGAGCCGGCATCTGTTGTTCGGGGTCGAAGGCGAGCAGTACCCGGCGTCGATCCAGGTGCGGACCGTGTTGCAGCACGCGTGGGCTGAATTCGAGCATGACGTGCGGTACAAGGGCTCGATACCGGCCGAGCACGTCAGCGAACTGGATCGCCGTTTCACCCTGGCCGCCGGGCTGCTGGAGCTGGCCGACCGGGAGTTCACCGAGATCCGGGAACGATTGCGCCTGACCATGACCGACGAAGAGAGCGCCGAACCCTCTGAGTTCTCCGCGCCTTCTTCGGACGCGCGCATCGCCACCCCGGTGCTGGCCACCTATCTGGGCAACCGGTTCCCGGACGCCGGCTGGTCGCGCACCGACCACTACGGCTGGATCTCGGGGTTGCTGCTGGAGCTGGGGATCACCACGCTCGATGGGCTCAAGGACGTGCTGGACTCGGTGAACACCGACGAGGTGAACCGCCTGATGGATTACCGCTTCCCGCCCGGTGCGGTGCGCCGCCTCGACGATGCCTTGTTGGCCGTGTTCGGCGACCGCTACATCGGGCTGGACGGCAATGCGCACCGGGTCGCGTTGTTGCAGAACCGGATTGCGAAGCTACGCACCGACTCCTAG
- the purB gene encoding adenylosuccinate lyase, whose protein sequence is MTIPNVLANRYASDEMVAIWSPEAKIVAERRLWLAVLRAQAELGVPVPDGVIDDYERVLENVDLASIAARERVTRHDVKARIEEFNALAGHEHVHKGMTSRDLTENVEQLQIRRSLELVFAHGVAVVARLAERSVVYRDVVMAGRSHNVAAQATTLGKRFASAAEETLVALQRLRELIDRYPLRGIKGPMGTAQDMLDLFDGDTEKLAELERRVAQFLGFTEVFTSVGQVYPRSLDHDVLSALVQVGAGPSSLAHTIRLMAGHELVTEGFAPGQVGSSAMPHKMNTRSCERVNGLQVVLRGYASMAAELAGAQWNEGDVFCSVVRRVALPDGFFAIDGQTETFLTVLDEFGAYPAVIQRELDRYLPFLATTRILIAAVRAGVGRETAHEVIKEHAVAVALDMRERGLEPDLLDRLAADPRLPLDRAALEAALADKQAFTGAAGAQVDGVVAAVDELVSRYPEAAKYTSGAIL, encoded by the coding sequence GTGACGATCCCCAATGTTCTGGCCAACCGCTACGCCAGCGACGAAATGGTCGCGATCTGGTCGCCCGAGGCCAAGATCGTCGCCGAACGCCGACTCTGGCTCGCCGTGCTCCGTGCGCAGGCCGAGCTGGGTGTCCCGGTACCCGACGGTGTGATCGACGATTACGAGCGAGTCCTGGAGAACGTCGACCTCGCCTCGATCGCTGCGCGCGAGCGCGTCACCCGCCACGACGTCAAGGCGCGCATCGAAGAGTTCAACGCGCTCGCCGGCCACGAGCACGTGCACAAGGGCATGACCAGCCGCGATCTCACCGAGAACGTCGAGCAGCTGCAGATTCGCCGCTCTTTGGAGCTGGTGTTCGCCCACGGTGTCGCCGTGGTCGCCCGCCTGGCCGAACGTTCCGTCGTCTACCGCGACGTGGTGATGGCGGGCCGGTCGCACAATGTGGCCGCGCAAGCCACCACGCTGGGCAAGCGGTTCGCCTCGGCAGCCGAAGAGACGCTGGTGGCCCTGCAGCGTTTGCGGGAGCTCATCGACCGGTACCCGCTGCGCGGCATCAAGGGGCCGATGGGCACCGCCCAGGACATGCTCGACCTGTTCGACGGGGACACGGAGAAACTGGCGGAACTGGAACGTCGGGTCGCCCAATTCCTGGGATTTACAGAGGTTTTCACCAGTGTCGGTCAGGTGTACCCGCGCTCGCTCGACCACGACGTGCTCTCCGCGCTAGTGCAGGTGGGTGCCGGGCCGTCCTCGCTGGCGCACACCATCCGGCTCATGGCCGGCCACGAGCTGGTCACCGAGGGCTTCGCGCCCGGTCAGGTCGGCTCTTCGGCCATGCCGCACAAGATGAACACCCGGTCGTGTGAACGGGTCAACGGCCTGCAGGTGGTGCTGCGCGGCTACGCCTCGATGGCCGCCGAACTGGCCGGTGCACAGTGGAATGAAGGCGACGTCTTCTGCTCGGTGGTGCGCCGCGTCGCGCTGCCCGACGGGTTCTTCGCCATCGACGGGCAGACCGAGACGTTCTTGACCGTGCTCGACGAATTCGGTGCCTACCCGGCGGTGATCCAGCGCGAGCTGGACCGCTACCTGCCGTTCCTGGCCACCACCCGCATCCTGATCGCCGCGGTGCGCGCCGGGGTGGGCCGCGAAACCGCGCACGAGGTGATCAAGGAACACGCCGTGGCCGTCGCACTCGACATGCGTGAACGCGGGCTGGAGCCCGACCTGCTGGACCGGCTGGCCGCCGATCCGCGACTCCCGCTGGACCGGGCCGCCCTGGAAGCTGCGCTGGCCGACAAACAGGCCTTCACCGGTGCCGCAGGAGCCCAGGTCGACGGGGTCGTCGCCGCCGTCGACGAACTGGTCAGCCGCTACCCCGAAGCCGCCAAGTACACCTCGGGCGCCATCTTGTGA
- a CDS encoding cytochrome P450: MAADLTDLDNFAAGFPHELFAAHRREAPVYWHEPTEHTPDGEGFWSVATHAETLAVLRDAETYSSVTGGERPYGGTLLQDLSIAGQVLNMMDDPRHAEIRRLVSSGLTPRMIRRVEDDLRARTRRLLDGVEPGVGFDFLVDVAAELPMQMICILLGVPESERHWLFHAIEPQFDFGGSRSAAMPQMSAEEAGSRMYTYGSELIAAKRAEPTDDMLSVVANATDPSLSDLELYLFFSLLFSAGAETTRNAVAGGLLALIENPAQMALLRDDLSALPTAIEEMVRWTSPSPSKRRTATRAVTLGGCDIEPGQKVQVWEGSANRDSLVFEQPDVFDITRIPNPHLGFGYGIHYCLGANLARLELRVLFEELLSRFSSARLVKPVEWTRSNRHTGIRHLVVELGA, from the coding sequence TTGGCGGCCGACCTCACCGACCTGGACAACTTCGCCGCCGGTTTCCCGCACGAGTTGTTCGCCGCGCACCGCCGCGAAGCCCCGGTGTACTGGCACGAACCGACCGAGCACACACCCGACGGTGAGGGCTTCTGGTCGGTGGCCACCCACGCCGAAACCCTTGCGGTGCTGCGCGATGCGGAGACCTACTCATCGGTGACCGGTGGCGAACGGCCCTACGGCGGCACCCTGCTGCAGGACCTGTCGATCGCCGGCCAGGTGCTCAACATGATGGATGACCCGCGGCACGCCGAGATCCGCAGGCTGGTCAGCTCCGGGCTGACCCCGCGCATGATCCGGCGCGTCGAGGATGACCTGCGCGCCCGCACGCGCCGGTTGCTCGACGGGGTCGAACCCGGCGTGGGCTTTGACTTCCTGGTCGACGTGGCCGCGGAGTTGCCGATGCAGATGATCTGCATCCTGCTGGGAGTGCCCGAATCCGAACGGCATTGGTTGTTCCACGCGATCGAACCCCAATTCGATTTCGGCGGTTCGCGGTCGGCGGCCATGCCGCAGATGTCCGCCGAGGAAGCCGGCTCGCGGATGTACACCTACGGCTCCGAACTGATCGCGGCCAAGCGGGCCGAGCCGACCGACGACATGCTCTCGGTGGTGGCCAACGCGACGGATCCTTCGCTGTCGGACCTCGAGCTGTACCTGTTCTTCTCCCTGCTGTTCAGCGCCGGCGCCGAGACCACCCGCAATGCCGTGGCCGGTGGTCTGCTGGCCCTGATCGAAAACCCCGCGCAGATGGCGTTGTTGCGTGATGATCTCAGCGCATTGCCCACGGCGATCGAGGAGATGGTGCGCTGGACCTCTCCGTCGCCGTCGAAACGGCGCACCGCAACCCGCGCCGTCACTTTGGGCGGCTGCGACATCGAGCCCGGGCAGAAGGTCCAGGTCTGGGAAGGGTCGGCGAACCGTGATTCGCTGGTGTTCGAGCAGCCGGACGTTTTCGACATCACGCGTATACCCAATCCCCACTTGGGTTTCGGCTACGGCATTCACTACTGCCTGGGCGCCAACCTGGCCCGGCTGGAGTTGCGGGTGTTGTTCGAGGAGCTGCTTTCGCGGTTCTCGTCGGCTCGTCTGGTCAAACCTGTCGAATGGACCCGCAGTAACCGTCATACCGGCATCCGACATCTGGTGGTGGAGCTCGGGGCGTGA
- a CDS encoding tellurite resistance/C4-dicarboxylate transporter family protein, translated as MKPEVFAVVMATGIVSISALDHGYGVISWPLAVLAALGLPVLMYLAATRWRSFDLRSIDTIVGLFTYVAACAVVAARFAEHGPALSILGAMALAGWMALIPTLLVRMRQLGPTGLRDRARGTWELASVGTSGVSMIFMAEGIMFWAFAFWVAALALYCLMTALIAWRALGDREVRRNVPADHWILMGGAAIATLAGERIFVELPPGPAAEAVRVLTVVTFIVATVQIVPLALASWRQILDWPAVFPLGMYSVAGYGLAFETGWHALSVVSLGFFWIAFAAWLAVVGVLAGRVIRLTSKHGLRPE; from the coding sequence GTGAAGCCCGAGGTGTTCGCCGTCGTGATGGCGACCGGCATCGTGTCGATCTCCGCGCTTGATCATGGGTACGGCGTCATCAGTTGGCCGCTGGCGGTGCTCGCGGCGCTGGGCCTGCCGGTGCTGATGTACCTGGCGGCCACCCGCTGGCGATCCTTCGATCTGCGAAGCATCGACACGATCGTCGGATTGTTCACCTACGTGGCGGCGTGTGCGGTGGTGGCCGCCCGGTTCGCCGAGCACGGGCCTGCGCTGTCGATTCTGGGGGCAATGGCTCTGGCCGGTTGGATGGCGCTGATCCCGACGCTGCTGGTGCGGATGCGGCAGCTGGGCCCGACCGGCCTGCGGGACCGGGCCCGCGGCACTTGGGAACTGGCCAGTGTCGGGACCTCAGGTGTGTCGATGATCTTCATGGCCGAGGGAATCATGTTCTGGGCGTTCGCCTTCTGGGTTGCGGCACTGGCTCTGTACTGCCTGATGACGGCGCTCATCGCATGGCGGGCACTCGGGGATCGAGAGGTGCGGCGCAATGTGCCTGCCGATCACTGGATCCTGATGGGTGGCGCCGCCATCGCGACGCTGGCCGGAGAGCGCATCTTCGTCGAGCTGCCTCCGGGTCCGGCAGCGGAGGCCGTGCGTGTCCTCACCGTCGTGACCTTCATCGTCGCCACTGTGCAGATCGTCCCGCTGGCTCTCGCCAGTTGGCGTCAGATACTCGATTGGCCCGCGGTGTTCCCACTGGGCATGTACTCGGTGGCCGGGTACGGCTTGGCATTCGAAACCGGTTGGCATGCATTGTCTGTCGTATCGCTCGGGTTCTTCTGGATTGCCTTCGCGGCGTGGCTGGCGGTGGTCGGCGTCTTGGCGGGCCGCGTCATTCGCCTAACCTCGAAACATGGACTCAGGCCCGAATGA
- a CDS encoding DUF1707 SHOCT-like domain-containing protein: MDSGPNDHLRVSDAERAEVGHLLERAVAEGMITLDEFSERYDTALAARTRGELNAVLADLPMGRPAMQPRGAAPEELRGLMSSVVRRGQWTVPSVLQLNTRLCSTTLDFTSAVLPGRAVEILIDDYCSSTELIVPASATADLNGVNAIAGSATVKVRTSPPSQQLHLVVRGRVRMGSVTVRHPFGSWLRRLSG, from the coding sequence ATGGACTCAGGCCCGAATGACCATCTCCGAGTCTCAGATGCCGAACGTGCCGAGGTGGGGCATCTCCTCGAACGTGCGGTAGCCGAAGGCATGATCACGCTCGACGAGTTCAGCGAGCGCTACGACACTGCCCTGGCCGCGCGGACGCGCGGCGAGCTGAATGCGGTGTTGGCGGATCTGCCGATGGGGCGGCCGGCCATGCAGCCGCGGGGCGCGGCCCCGGAAGAGTTGCGCGGGCTGATGTCCTCGGTCGTGCGGCGTGGGCAGTGGACGGTGCCGTCCGTACTTCAGCTGAACACTCGGCTGTGCAGCACCACCCTCGACTTCACCTCGGCGGTGCTACCGGGGCGGGCGGTGGAGATTCTCATCGACGACTACTGCAGCTCGACGGAGCTCATCGTGCCGGCGTCGGCCACCGCCGATCTCAACGGCGTCAACGCCATCGCCGGCAGCGCCACCGTCAAGGTGCGCACCAGCCCGCCATCGCAGCAGCTGCACCTCGTCGTGCGCGGCCGCGTGCGGATGGGTTCTGTCACGGTGCGGCACCCCTTCGGAAGCTGGCTACGGCGCTTGAGCGGATAG
- a CDS encoding type IV toxin-antitoxin system AbiEi family antitoxin domain-containing protein gives MLEDFLRDHDGVITLAHAKQAGLSQDAVNRRVRSGKWLRCSRGVYFADDRPFTDAARIRAAVWSAGPNAVASGLAAAWWHEVTKYPPDTVEVTIPRTGHHPKQHGVKLRRRDLDPHDIVERRGLRVTALPLTVVEAAARRGGGAKLMDSALQRHTELRDLWRAHMRNKGRHGSPAARRLLTAAADGARSEAERLLIKLIRAAGITGWKANYRLGRYVIDVAFPADKLAIETDGWAFHHDQEVFQKDRVKQNEIALMGWQVLRFTWLDLTEYPQRVIAEIRLAIRSSAVASFRRGAAP, from the coding sequence GTGCTTGAGGACTTTCTCCGGGATCACGATGGGGTGATTACCCTTGCCCACGCCAAGCAGGCAGGGCTCAGCCAAGATGCAGTCAATCGCAGGGTCCGCTCCGGGAAATGGCTCCGGTGCTCACGCGGGGTCTACTTCGCCGACGATCGGCCTTTCACCGACGCGGCGCGCATCCGCGCAGCCGTCTGGTCGGCAGGTCCGAACGCAGTAGCGAGCGGACTCGCCGCCGCCTGGTGGCATGAGGTCACGAAATACCCTCCGGACACCGTTGAGGTGACGATCCCGAGAACCGGCCACCACCCAAAGCAGCACGGCGTCAAACTCCGCAGGCGTGACCTCGACCCGCACGACATCGTGGAACGCCGGGGCCTGCGAGTGACGGCGCTGCCGCTCACGGTCGTGGAAGCCGCAGCCCGCCGTGGCGGCGGCGCCAAGCTCATGGACAGTGCGCTGCAGCGCCACACCGAGCTGCGTGACCTCTGGCGGGCGCATATGCGGAACAAAGGCCGACACGGCTCCCCCGCCGCCCGCCGATTGCTCACCGCAGCGGCCGACGGCGCCCGCTCGGAGGCCGAACGCCTGTTGATCAAGCTGATCAGGGCAGCCGGCATCACCGGCTGGAAGGCCAATTATCGCCTGGGCCGGTACGTGATCGACGTAGCCTTTCCCGCCGACAAGCTGGCGATCGAAACCGACGGCTGGGCATTCCACCACGACCAGGAGGTTTTCCAGAAAGACCGGGTCAAGCAGAACGAGATCGCGCTGATGGGCTGGCAGGTGTTGCGATTCACCTGGCTGGATCTGACCGAGTATCCGCAGCGGGTGATCGCCGAGATTCGGTTGGCTATCCGCTCAAGCGCCGTAGCCAGCTTCCGAAGGGGTGCCGCACCGTGA
- a CDS encoding phosphoribosylaminoimidazolesuccinocarboxamide synthase: MRPALSDYQHLASGKVRELYRIDDDHLLFVATDRISAYDYVLDSQIPDKGRILTAMSVFFFDLISAPNHLAGPPDDERIPEEVLGRALVVKQLKMLPVECVARGYLTGSGLLDYQASGSVCGIPLPPGLGEASKFDEPLFTPATKAEIGEHDENISFDHVIELVGPVLANQLKERTLQTYIQGADHALTKGIIIADTKFEFGVDQDGTVVLADEVFTPDSSRYWRAETYQQGVVQDSFDKQFVRNWLTGPDSGWDRHGDTPPPPLPEEIVTATRDRYIEAYERISGLRFADWIGA; encoded by the coding sequence ATGCGCCCTGCTCTGTCCGACTACCAGCACCTGGCCAGCGGCAAAGTCCGCGAGTTGTACCGCATCGACGACGACCACCTGCTGTTCGTGGCGACCGATCGCATCTCGGCTTACGACTATGTGCTCGACTCGCAGATCCCGGACAAGGGCCGGATCCTGACGGCCATGAGCGTGTTCTTCTTCGACCTGATCAGCGCGCCCAATCATCTGGCAGGCCCTCCCGACGACGAGCGCATTCCGGAGGAGGTGCTGGGCCGCGCACTGGTGGTGAAGCAGCTGAAGATGCTGCCCGTCGAATGCGTGGCCCGCGGCTACCTGACCGGCTCCGGGCTGCTCGACTACCAGGCTTCGGGTTCGGTGTGCGGTATCCCGTTGCCGCCGGGACTCGGTGAGGCGAGCAAGTTCGACGAGCCGCTGTTCACCCCGGCGACCAAGGCCGAAATCGGCGAACACGACGAGAACATCTCGTTCGATCACGTGATCGAGCTGGTCGGTCCGGTGTTGGCCAACCAGCTGAAGGAACGCACGCTGCAGACCTATATCCAGGGTGCCGACCACGCGTTGACCAAGGGCATCATCATCGCCGACACCAAGTTCGAATTCGGTGTCGACCAGGACGGCACCGTGGTGCTGGCCGACGAGGTGTTCACCCCGGATTCGTCACGGTACTGGCGCGCCGAGACCTATCAGCAGGGCGTGGTCCAGGACAGCTTCGACAAACAGTTCGTCCGTAACTGGCTGACCGGGCCGGACTCGGGCTGGGACCGGCACGGCGACACCCCGCCGCCACCGTTGCCAGAGGAGATCGTGACTGCTACCCGGGACCGGTACATCGAGGCATACGAACGGATTTCGGGTCTGCGGTTCGCTGATTGGATCGGTGCATGA